The proteins below come from a single Dinghuibacter silviterrae genomic window:
- a CDS encoding TerD family protein, whose protein sequence is MAINLQKGQKIDIGLNNMSVGLGWTPNEGTGFAFDLDASAFMLDQSRLIPEEKYFIFYGNTDSPDTALHHSGDDPTGGNSDGGDDETIVVDLAKVDPRVQEILFVVTIYDSGPRRQNFGQVRDSYIRIVDNSTGLEVAKYELGEDFSIETAVEFGRLYRRDGKWKFEASGIGYKEDLAFFLSKYYKGQIIK, encoded by the coding sequence ATGGCAATCAATCTGCAAAAAGGCCAAAAAATTGACATCGGCCTCAACAATATGAGCGTCGGTTTGGGATGGACCCCCAACGAAGGCACGGGATTTGCCTTCGACCTGGATGCATCGGCGTTTATGCTGGACCAGTCGAGGCTTATCCCCGAGGAAAAATACTTTATTTTCTACGGCAACACGGATTCCCCGGATACTGCGTTGCACCACTCGGGGGACGATCCCACCGGGGGCAACAGCGACGGCGGGGACGACGAAACAATCGTCGTGGACCTGGCAAAAGTAGACCCGAGGGTCCAGGAAATCCTGTTCGTGGTGACGATCTATGACTCGGGGCCCCGGCGCCAAAACTTCGGACAGGTCCGGGATTCCTATATCCGTATCGTGGACAACTCCACAGGGCTGGAAGTCGCCAAATACGAGCTGGGCGAAGACTTTTCGATCGAGACGGCCGTGGAATTCGGGCGGCTGTACCGCCGGGACGGGAAATGGAAGTTCGAGGCGTCGGGGATCGGGTATAAGGAAGACCTGGCTTTTTTCCTGTCGAAATATTACAAAGGACAAATCATTAAATAA
- a CDS encoding DUF2911 domain-containing protein: protein MKLTMICGVLALLPVFTMAQSLPLTMKPDGGNKRASVAETIGITDVSIHYDRPGVKGRDGKIWGQLVPVGFYDQGFGPSKASPWRAGANENTTISFSTDVTINGQPLPAGKYGFFVAYGPDECTLIFSKNYTSWGSFFYNDNEDALRVKVKPVALDHKVEWLRYEFTDETDNSATVALEWEKLLIPFTVSVDYVQTQLAQMRKELRTERGFTWFAWNQAAAWCAQNHTNLEEASLWADSSVGPNFGGSSSFTAWSTKADILNQLGKTAEAAEVMKKALPLGSMAELHQYGRQLLTEKKPKEALEVFTVNYKKNPGQFTTLMGMARGLSANGNYKEALKYATEAQPLAPDPGNKVHVQDVIDKLKNGQDIN from the coding sequence ATGAAACTCACTATGATCTGCGGCGTTTTGGCGCTGCTGCCCGTGTTCACTATGGCCCAATCCCTGCCCCTGACGATGAAACCCGACGGGGGGAATAAAAGGGCCTCGGTCGCCGAAACGATCGGGATCACCGACGTCTCCATCCATTATGACCGGCCGGGTGTAAAGGGCCGGGACGGGAAGATCTGGGGGCAACTGGTGCCTGTAGGATTTTACGACCAGGGGTTTGGCCCCAGCAAGGCATCACCCTGGAGGGCCGGCGCCAATGAAAATACCACCATTTCCTTTTCCACGGACGTCACCATCAACGGGCAACCCCTGCCCGCGGGGAAGTATGGCTTTTTCGTAGCCTACGGTCCGGACGAATGCACCCTTATTTTTTCCAAAAATTATACCTCCTGGGGCTCGTTTTTTTACAACGACAACGAGGACGCGCTCCGGGTCAAGGTCAAACCCGTCGCCCTGGACCACAAGGTAGAATGGCTGCGGTACGAGTTTACCGACGAAACAGACAACTCGGCCACGGTGGCGCTGGAGTGGGAAAAGCTCCTGATCCCCTTTACCGTCAGCGTCGACTACGTCCAGACACAGCTTGCCCAGATGCGTAAGGAATTACGGACCGAGCGGGGATTCACCTGGTTCGCCTGGAACCAGGCGGCCGCCTGGTGCGCCCAAAACCATACCAACCTGGAGGAAGCCAGTCTTTGGGCGGACAGCTCCGTAGGTCCCAACTTCGGCGGCAGCAGCAGTTTTACCGCCTGGAGCACCAAGGCCGACATCCTGAACCAACTGGGGAAAACCGCCGAGGCGGCGGAGGTCATGAAAAAAGCGCTTCCCTTAGGCTCCATGGCGGAACTGCACCAATACGGCCGCCAGCTGTTGACGGAAAAAAAGCCAAAAGAGGCCCTGGAAGTTTTTACGGTCAACTATAAGAAGAACCCCGGTCAGTTTACCACGCTCATGGGTATGGCCCGCGGTCTGTCCGCGAACGGCAACTACAAAGAAGCGTTAAAATACGCGACCGAGGCCCAGCCGTTGGCGCCCGATCCGGGGAATAAAGTTCACGTTCAGGATGTTATCGATAAGCTCAAAAACGGGCAGGATATCAACTAA
- a CDS encoding DUF1624 domain-containing protein, with protein MTAKPARIESIDLLRGIVMILMALDHVRDYFHFSAYQYNPLDLARTTAPIFLTRWITHFCAPIFMLLAGVSAHLYGLKRSKAELSRFLLTRGVWLIFLELFIVTVEWTFNPLFNFYILQVIWAFGVSMIVMAGLIRLPLWAILSVGIVLVAGHNTLDGIHVPGDGARAYLWSFLHDQRFFDNVAMGYPIIPWIGIMALGYALGSWYAPSFDAARRRRNLLYTGFAALLAFVLIRWTNVYGDPQGWSVQKTPLFTLLSFVNVTKYPPSLLYCLLTLGPALIFLAVSERPVGAFGQKILVFGRVPLFYYLVHIFVVHALAVIGAMICGYPWGDMTMIRSWVTNNASLRGYGFNLLTVYVIWIGVVLALYPLCRWYDAYKRGHKKWWLSYM; from the coding sequence ATGACTGCTAAACCCGCCCGCATTGAGTCCATAGACCTGTTAAGAGGGATCGTGATGATCCTCATGGCACTGGACCACGTTCGTGATTATTTTCATTTTTCGGCGTATCAATATAATCCCCTGGACCTGGCGAGGACAACGGCGCCGATCTTTCTGACCCGTTGGATTACCCACTTTTGCGCGCCTATCTTTATGCTCCTGGCGGGGGTGTCCGCCCACCTGTATGGGCTCAAGCGGAGCAAGGCGGAACTGTCCCGTTTCCTGCTGACCCGCGGGGTCTGGCTGATCTTCCTGGAACTCTTTATCGTGACGGTGGAGTGGACCTTCAACCCCCTGTTCAACTTCTATATCCTCCAGGTTATCTGGGCCTTCGGGGTCAGCATGATCGTCATGGCCGGTCTGATCCGTCTTCCGCTTTGGGCGATCCTCTCCGTCGGTATCGTGCTGGTGGCCGGGCACAACACCCTGGACGGGATTCATGTACCCGGCGATGGCGCCCGCGCCTATCTGTGGTCGTTTCTCCACGACCAGCGTTTTTTTGACAACGTCGCGATGGGGTACCCCATCATACCCTGGATCGGGATCATGGCGCTTGGGTACGCCCTCGGGTCGTGGTATGCGCCTTCATTCGACGCCGCCCGGCGCCGCCGGAACCTCTTATATACCGGCTTTGCAGCGCTCCTCGCCTTCGTGCTGATTCGCTGGACCAACGTGTATGGGGATCCTCAGGGGTGGTCTGTACAAAAGACGCCGCTTTTTACGCTCTTGTCGTTTGTCAACGTCACCAAATACCCGCCTTCGCTGTTATATTGCCTGCTGACCCTTGGCCCCGCGCTGATCTTCCTGGCCGTATCCGAACGGCCGGTGGGGGCGTTTGGACAAAAAATCCTGGTTTTCGGACGGGTGCCCTTGTTCTATTACCTGGTCCATATCTTTGTCGTCCACGCCCTGGCGGTCATAGGCGCCATGATCTGCGGCTATCCCTGGGGGGATATGACGATGATCCGGAGCTGGGTGACGAACAATGCCAGCCTGCGGGGCTACGGCTTTAACCTCCTGACGGTCTATGTCATCTGGATCGGGGTCGTGCTGGCCCTGTACCCGCTGTGCCGCTGGTACGACGCCTACAAACGCGGGCACAAAAAGTGGTGGTTGAGTTATATGTAA
- a CDS encoding Crp/Fnr family transcriptional regulator produces the protein MYSLVTEYIRQRIFVPEEALQEAFTYCTLRHFRKGDYVLREGEYCRFIGFLNAGLIVSTFVGGNGKDVVCNFFFEDQFFTHVESLNHPHSSTRSFIAVENCDALMLDKEDLSKIFAIHPAFETLFNRLILEDLQRMLVYEQEKRTQTVEERYLYIQKIRPDLLERAPLKIIAGYLGVEPPSLSRLRKRLVKR, from the coding sequence ATGTATTCGTTAGTCACAGAGTATATACGGCAAAGGATCTTCGTCCCCGAGGAGGCGTTGCAGGAAGCCTTCACGTATTGTACGCTCCGGCATTTCCGGAAAGGAGACTACGTGCTGCGGGAAGGGGAATATTGCCGGTTCATCGGCTTTCTGAATGCGGGACTCATCGTCAGTACTTTCGTAGGGGGGAATGGGAAGGACGTGGTCTGCAACTTTTTCTTTGAAGACCAGTTTTTCACCCATGTCGAAAGCCTGAACCATCCCCACTCGTCTACGCGGAGCTTTATCGCCGTTGAAAACTGTGACGCCCTGATGCTGGACAAAGAAGACCTCTCGAAAATCTTTGCGATCCACCCCGCCTTCGAAACCCTGTTCAACCGCCTGATCCTGGAAGACCTGCAACGGATGCTCGTCTATGAGCAGGAGAAACGGACCCAGACCGTGGAAGAAAGGTATCTGTATATCCAGAAGATCCGCCCCGACCTCCTGGAGCGGGCGCCCCTCAAGATCATCGCGGGGTACCTGGGGGTCGAGCCGCCCAGCCTTAGCCGCCTGAGAAAAAGACTGGTGAAACGGTGA
- a CDS encoding sterol desaturase family protein: MKWSDFIYELYQVANKYYIVGGLGFLIFYILLRKKISWKKIQARFPRRKDYWREIGWSTLSIILFTLPPLIILHSDSIRPHSTFYRHISEHGWVYFFAAFPLMVVVHDAYFYWMHRMIHHPRLFTLVHLVHHRSTNPSPWAAYAFHPLEAVLESMIFVIFLFTIPITGWHLLVFFLISLIYNVYGHLGFELYPAGFHRHWFGKWVNTSVSHNMHHQYFKGNYGLYFLFWDRVMGTLRSDYDKSYQNITTRKKNEIHPIDPVPVGMAQ, translated from the coding sequence ATGAAGTGGTCAGATTTCATCTATGAGCTCTACCAGGTCGCCAACAAGTACTATATCGTCGGCGGACTTGGATTTTTGATCTTTTATATACTCCTGCGTAAAAAGATCAGTTGGAAAAAAATACAAGCGAGATTCCCGAGGCGTAAGGATTACTGGCGGGAAATAGGCTGGTCGACCCTGTCCATTATCCTGTTTACGCTGCCCCCCCTGATCATCCTCCACAGCGATTCGATCCGGCCGCATTCCACTTTTTACCGGCACATTTCCGAACACGGGTGGGTGTACTTTTTCGCCGCTTTCCCGCTGATGGTCGTCGTCCACGACGCCTATTTTTACTGGATGCACCGTATGATACACCACCCGAGGCTTTTTACACTGGTTCACCTGGTCCATCACCGGTCCACGAACCCCTCCCCCTGGGCGGCGTACGCGTTTCACCCCCTGGAGGCGGTCCTGGAGTCGATGATCTTTGTGATCTTTCTCTTTACCATACCCATCACGGGCTGGCATTTGCTTGTATTTTTCCTGATCAGCCTCATCTATAACGTGTACGGACACCTGGGCTTTGAACTGTACCCGGCGGGTTTCCACAGGCACTGGTTCGGCAAATGGGTGAATACCTCCGTGAGCCACAATATGCATCACCAGTACTTCAAGGGGAATTACGGCCTTTATTTTCTTTTCTGGGACCGGGTGATGGGGACCCTCCGGAGTGACTATGACAAATCCTATCAAAACATAACAACGCGTAAAAAAAATGAAATACATCCTATTGATCCTGTCCCTGTGGGCATGGCGCAGTAA
- a CDS encoding DUF2147 domain-containing protein, translated as MKYILLILSLWAWRSNGQVKADDVTGTWLTHGDKPAKVNIFRSGDKYYGKIVWLQIPLMDGKPAVDKNNPDPSKQTQPLLGLQLLKGFHFADDEWDDGNIYDPESGKTYKCTMSLKDPQTLKVRGYIGISMFGRTEVWTRVTPSAGL; from the coding sequence ATGAAATACATCCTATTGATCCTGTCCCTGTGGGCATGGCGCAGTAACGGCCAGGTAAAGGCAGACGACGTCACGGGCACGTGGCTGACACATGGCGACAAACCCGCAAAGGTGAACATCTTCCGCTCCGGAGACAAGTATTACGGAAAGATCGTCTGGTTGCAAATCCCCCTCATGGATGGAAAACCCGCCGTCGACAAAAATAACCCTGATCCTTCCAAACAAACACAACCTTTGTTGGGGTTGCAACTCCTGAAGGGATTCCACTTCGCCGATGACGAATGGGACGACGGTAACATTTACGATCCGGAGTCCGGGAAGACGTACAAGTGTACGATGTCCCTGAAAGATCCCCAAACCCTTAAGGTAAGAGGGTATATCGGGATTTCGATGTTCGGGCGAACCGAGGTATGGACCCGCGTTACTCCGAGCGCAGGCTTGTGA
- a CDS encoding ABC transporter permease — protein sequence MLKNIFLTAWRTLRRNRVYTFVNVLGLSLGCGGALLIFSVIHYQLNFDTFHQDADRIYRIVTTFHEENVEHQTGVPQPFGKAFLNEYNFAEQTARVDVNLRALISLPEEKTAAKYEEENGVAYADPGFFDIFHFPLLHGTQMLAEPNTALITARVARKYFGVEDAVGKMIRYDNQRDYKVTGILADLPDNTDRHQEIYLSYANLKDKSPYFASDSSWGNTEGNMQFFVRLRPGVSAAMVDKALPQLVHKYYDPEDAKVTEFSLQPLRDIHFNTTLDGRTDRKYLWALGCIGLFLIVTACVNFVNLATAQALRRAREVGVRKVMGSLRRQLFWQFMAETTGIVLVAFALAYLLAWWGLPFANDLFRTKMTLGPGLWVFLPALLAGVVFLSGAYPALILSRFRPVIALKGKLSQQHIGGVSLRRGLVVLQFTISQVLIISMLVVAHQLRYTVTADLGFNKDAVVLVPIPQDDAQKMHTFLNSVTALSGVQAATLCAQPPASTSTHLTNIRFDNRPKDENWEVNVKAADERYVPTFGLKLVAGRNLFASDTLREFLVNETFLRKLGLTNPDEAIGKSMSIGGHDVPGRIAGVLRDFHHSSLRTGIDPLCVTTAARDYKFCAVKVNMTDWKNTQASIERMWNQAYPAYVYSDQFLDERIARFYAVDNTLLALVEGFACIAIVIGCLGLYGLVSFMTAQRTKEIGVRKVLGAGTGDVLWLFGRELSLLIGLAFVIGAPVAWWAMMRYLQDYTYRIPIGWGTFALSLGATVFIAAATVAWKTARAATANPITSLRSE from the coding sequence ATGCTAAAGAACATCTTCCTCACCGCCTGGCGCACCCTTCGCCGCAACCGTGTGTATACCTTCGTCAATGTACTGGGGCTTTCCTTAGGTTGCGGTGGCGCGCTTCTTATTTTTTCCGTCATCCATTACCAGCTGAACTTCGATACGTTTCACCAGGACGCGGACCGCATCTATCGCATCGTGACGACGTTTCACGAGGAAAATGTCGAACACCAGACGGGGGTCCCCCAGCCTTTTGGGAAGGCGTTTCTCAACGAATATAATTTCGCGGAGCAAACGGCCCGGGTGGACGTCAATCTGCGGGCGCTGATCAGCCTGCCGGAGGAAAAGACGGCGGCCAAATACGAGGAGGAAAATGGCGTAGCGTATGCGGACCCCGGCTTCTTTGACATTTTCCACTTCCCATTGCTCCATGGAACGCAAATGCTCGCCGAGCCAAACACCGCGCTGATCACGGCACGGGTGGCGCGTAAATATTTCGGCGTCGAAGACGCCGTGGGCAAAATGATCCGCTACGACAACCAGCGCGACTACAAAGTCACCGGTATCCTGGCGGACTTACCCGACAATACGGACCGGCACCAGGAAATTTACCTGTCGTATGCTAACCTGAAGGACAAAAGCCCTTATTTCGCCAGCGACAGCAGTTGGGGGAATACGGAAGGGAATATGCAGTTCTTTGTGCGGCTCCGGCCCGGGGTCAGCGCGGCCATGGTCGACAAAGCCCTGCCACAGTTGGTGCACAAGTACTACGATCCCGAGGACGCCAAGGTGACGGAGTTTTCGCTACAGCCGCTGCGGGACATCCATTTCAACACGACCCTGGATGGGCGCACGGACCGGAAATACCTGTGGGCGCTGGGGTGTATCGGGCTTTTCCTGATCGTGACGGCCTGTGTCAACTTTGTCAACCTGGCGACCGCGCAGGCGCTTCGCCGCGCCAGGGAGGTGGGCGTCCGCAAGGTGATGGGCTCGCTTCGCCGCCAGTTGTTCTGGCAATTTATGGCGGAAACAACGGGCATCGTGTTGGTGGCCTTTGCGCTGGCATACCTGCTGGCCTGGTGGGGGCTGCCTTTTGCCAACGACCTTTTCCGGACAAAGATGACGCTTGGCCCGGGGCTTTGGGTCTTTCTGCCCGCCCTGCTGGCCGGGGTGGTCTTTTTGTCGGGCGCCTATCCCGCACTGATCCTGTCGCGGTTCAGGCCGGTCATTGCGCTGAAAGGCAAATTATCGCAGCAGCACATCGGCGGCGTTTCCCTGAGAAGGGGGCTTGTCGTCCTGCAATTCACGATCTCACAGGTGCTCATCATTTCCATGCTGGTGGTCGCGCACCAGCTCCGCTATACCGTCACCGCTGATTTAGGTTTTAACAAGGACGCCGTTGTCCTCGTGCCCATACCCCAAGACGACGCACAAAAGATGCATACCTTCCTCAACAGCGTGACCGCGCTCAGCGGGGTACAGGCCGCCACGCTTTGTGCACAACCTCCGGCCTCCACTTCCACCCACCTGACGAACATACGCTTCGACAACCGGCCGAAGGATGAAAACTGGGAGGTCAACGTCAAGGCCGCGGACGAACGCTATGTGCCCACTTTTGGACTAAAGCTCGTCGCAGGACGGAACCTTTTTGCGTCGGACACCCTCCGGGAATTCCTGGTCAACGAGACGTTCCTTCGCAAACTGGGGTTGACAAACCCGGACGAGGCGATCGGCAAATCCATGTCCATCGGCGGACACGATGTACCCGGGCGAATCGCCGGGGTCCTCAGGGATTTTCACCACAGCTCGCTCCGGACGGGCATCGATCCCCTTTGCGTCACCACCGCGGCAAGGGACTATAAATTTTGCGCGGTCAAGGTCAATATGACCGACTGGAAAAATACCCAGGCGTCGATAGAACGGATGTGGAACCAGGCCTACCCGGCCTATGTCTACAGCGATCAGTTCCTGGATGAACGCATCGCGCGCTTTTATGCCGTGGACAATACGCTCCTGGCGCTCGTCGAGGGGTTTGCCTGTATCGCGATTGTGATCGGTTGTCTGGGTCTTTATGGTCTGGTTTCCTTTATGACGGCGCAACGGACAAAGGAGATCGGTGTCCGCAAGGTGCTGGGCGCCGGCACGGGTGACGTGCTCTGGCTTTTCGGACGCGAACTGTCGCTGCTTATCGGGCTGGCTTTCGTCATCGGCGCCCCGGTCGCCTGGTGGGCGATGATGCGCTACCTCCAGGACTATACCTACCGGATCCCGATCGGCTGGGGGACGTTCGCCCTTTCCCTTGGGGCTACGGTATTCATCGCGGCGGCCACCGTTGCCTGGAAAACCGCCAGGGCGGCGACAGCCAATCCCATCACAAGCCTGCGCTCGGAGTAA
- a CDS encoding M20/M25/M40 family metallo-hydrolase yields MRKLVVTTIITLATAGAQAQRPDQGPDRAPKDPVVESIIQEEKDNSKLQLLAHELFDSIGPRLVGSPQMEKARDWALAKYKGWGIDAQEQDWGVWRGWERGISHIDMVSPRVRTLEATQLAWCPDMGNKTITAGLVILPDLADSAAYAAWMPSVKGKFVMVSMLQPTGRPDDNWDQFGTAASIQKMKDDRKAMTDAWASRVKKTGYTTRTLPVALENAGAAGVVSSYWSAGFGVDKIFGAYTKKIPSIDVMQEDYGMLYRLVESGANPKIAVHVESKERGPVPTFNVVAAIRGTEKPDEYVMLSAHFDSWDGGSGATDNGTGTLMMMEAMRILQKVYPHPKRTILVGHWGSEEEGLNGSRAFVEDHPDTVSKLQALFNQDNGTGRVVSMSGQGYLHAYDYLTRWLSKVPSYIRDSIKTTFPGTPGGGGSDFASFDAVGAPGFSLGALNWSYFNYTWHTNRDTYDKLVFDDLSNNVVLVAILAYMASEDPQRASVEKAVLPINPRTGEQTKWPAQVKAIRRGGMD; encoded by the coding sequence ATGAGAAAACTAGTCGTCACCACCATCATCACCCTGGCCACCGCCGGCGCGCAAGCGCAAAGGCCTGACCAAGGCCCCGACCGGGCGCCGAAGGACCCCGTGGTCGAAAGCATTATACAGGAGGAAAAGGACAACTCCAAGCTCCAGCTCCTGGCGCATGAATTGTTTGACAGCATCGGGCCCCGGCTGGTGGGGTCGCCGCAGATGGAAAAGGCCCGGGACTGGGCCCTGGCCAAGTATAAGGGCTGGGGGATCGATGCCCAGGAACAGGATTGGGGGGTATGGAGGGGCTGGGAAAGAGGGATTTCCCACATCGACATGGTGTCGCCACGTGTCCGGACGCTGGAAGCGACGCAGCTCGCCTGGTGTCCCGACATGGGGAATAAAACCATCACGGCGGGGCTGGTGATCCTCCCCGACCTCGCAGATTCTGCGGCGTATGCGGCCTGGATGCCTTCGGTAAAGGGGAAGTTCGTCATGGTATCGATGCTCCAGCCGACGGGTCGCCCGGATGACAACTGGGACCAGTTTGGGACGGCGGCGTCGATCCAGAAGATGAAGGACGACCGGAAAGCCATGACAGACGCCTGGGCCAGCCGGGTCAAAAAGACCGGGTATACGACCCGGACCTTGCCGGTGGCGTTGGAAAATGCAGGGGCCGCAGGCGTCGTTTCTTCCTACTGGTCCGCGGGTTTTGGCGTGGATAAAATCTTTGGCGCCTATACCAAAAAGATACCTTCCATTGACGTGATGCAGGAGGACTACGGGATGCTCTACCGCCTGGTGGAATCGGGTGCCAACCCAAAGATCGCGGTACACGTGGAGTCGAAGGAACGCGGCCCGGTGCCGACGTTTAATGTGGTGGCGGCCATCCGGGGGACGGAAAAACCGGATGAATACGTGATGCTGTCGGCCCACTTCGATTCCTGGGACGGGGGTTCGGGGGCCACGGACAATGGCACCGGCACCCTGATGATGATGGAGGCGATGCGGATCTTGCAAAAAGTATATCCTCACCCTAAAAGGACGATCCTGGTAGGCCACTGGGGAAGTGAGGAAGAAGGGCTTAACGGGTCGCGGGCGTTTGTGGAAGACCACCCGGATACGGTGAGCAAACTACAGGCCTTGTTCAACCAAGACAACGGGACGGGACGGGTCGTGAGTATGTCCGGGCAGGGTTACCTGCACGCATACGATTACCTCACCCGCTGGTTGAGCAAGGTGCCCTCGTACATCAGGGATTCGATAAAAACGACGTTCCCGGGCACACCGGGGGGCGGTGGTTCCGACTTTGCGTCGTTTGACGCGGTGGGCGCCCCCGGTTTTTCGCTGGGTGCCCTCAACTGGTCTTATTTCAATTACACCTGGCACACGAACCGGGATACGTATGACAAGCTCGTCTTTGACGACCTGTCGAATAACGTCGTCCTGGTGGCGATCCTGGCCTATATGGCGAGCGAGGACCCGCAGCGGGCCTCGGTGGAAAAGGCCGTCCTGCCGATCAATCCCCGCACCGGCGAGCAGACGAAGTGGCCGGCGCAGGTGAAGGCGATCCGCAGAGGCGGGATGGATTAG
- a CDS encoding RNA polymerase sigma factor, protein MNNDKETAFLQQIETHKGMLYKVCRLYQDREEDRQDLLQEIVLQLWVSYDSFRGDSKFSSWMYRVALNTAIAYLRRTKGRLEINIPYPELAEEVRPVRDPEQQLAIFHRAVQHLNKVEKAVIFLYMEGHSGKDMATILELSPVNVRVRLTRAKEKLQTIIKTMGYEF, encoded by the coding sequence ATGAACAACGATAAAGAAACCGCTTTCCTCCAACAGATAGAGACGCACAAGGGCATGCTCTATAAGGTCTGCCGTCTCTACCAGGACAGGGAAGAAGACCGGCAGGACCTGTTGCAGGAGATCGTGCTCCAGCTCTGGGTGTCCTACGATTCCTTCCGCGGGGATAGCAAGTTCAGCTCGTGGATGTACCGCGTGGCGCTCAACACGGCCATCGCCTACCTCCGGCGGACCAAGGGCCGCCTGGAAATCAACATCCCCTATCCGGAATTGGCGGAGGAGGTGCGGCCGGTCCGGGACCCCGAACAACAACTGGCCATCTTTCACCGCGCCGTCCAGCACCTGAATAAGGTGGAAAAGGCGGTCATCTTCCTTTATATGGAAGGCCACTCGGGTAAAGACATGGCCACGATCCTCGAACTGTCTCCCGTCAACGTCCGGGTCCGGTTGACCCGGGCCAAAGAAAAACTGCAAACGATTATTAAAACCATGGGTTATGAATTTTGA
- a CDS encoding DUF3455 domain-containing protein, which produces MTRLILCLGLLCAGAARAQTIPSALAVPAGNKLILHAYAKGVQVYVCTQDPKDTTHYVWTFTEPQATLYADRDYKTDIGKHYLGATGQPTWESTDGSKVSAVKVQQVPDAASIPWLLLKAASTGGSGALSATTYVQRLRTTGGEPAEADARHKGEKIRVPYTAEYLFYGPQ; this is translated from the coding sequence ATGACACGTCTAATTTTATGCCTCGGTTTGCTGTGCGCCGGCGCCGCCCGGGCCCAAACCATCCCGTCCGCCCTGGCCGTGCCCGCGGGCAACAAGCTGATCCTTCACGCGTATGCGAAGGGGGTACAGGTCTATGTTTGTACACAGGACCCCAAGGACACCACCCATTACGTATGGACATTCACCGAACCCCAGGCGACACTGTATGCCGACAGGGATTATAAGACCGACATCGGTAAGCACTACTTAGGCGCCACCGGCCAGCCCACCTGGGAAAGCACCGACGGGTCCAAGGTGTCCGCTGTAAAAGTGCAGCAGGTACCCGATGCCGCATCGATTCCCTGGTTGTTGCTCAAAGCGGCGAGCACCGGCGGTTCCGGGGCGCTGAGCGCGACGACCTATGTGCAACGTCTCCGGACGACCGGTGGGGAGCCCGCAGAGGCGGATGCGCGGCATAAGGGGGAAAAGATACGGGTGCCCTACACCGCGGAATATCTTTTTTATGGCCCCCAATAA
- a CDS encoding NAD(P)-binding domain-containing protein, protein MAPGKAIGCIGVGKIVSAVVEAWCTAGVDVPIYLSPRNEAVGRDLSSRFPNVHRLQDNQVVLDRSDIVLLALRPPVALEVLASLSFAPRHIVVSMVSFVSYTDLCAAVSPAGMVCRAVPQPTVVNHRCPIPLFQADDTVRQLFSRIGQLYEVESEGQLQTLSTLTGLISPYYDLLQTLSDWTAAQGVDPAIAGNYVVDFFESLAYAAQQAAPPDFHALSHHAATPGGMNEQSAKQIRDSGAHEAWLRAADKILARFSQSPTRKDSAHPGSAPE, encoded by the coding sequence ATGGCCCCAGGTAAGGCGATCGGTTGCATCGGCGTGGGCAAAATCGTGTCCGCCGTCGTGGAAGCCTGGTGTACCGCGGGGGTGGACGTCCCGATCTATCTTTCTCCGCGGAACGAAGCCGTGGGGCGCGACCTATCGAGCCGTTTCCCCAACGTACACCGTTTGCAGGATAACCAGGTGGTGCTCGACCGGAGCGACATCGTCTTATTGGCTTTGCGGCCGCCGGTTGCGTTGGAGGTGTTGGCGTCGCTCTCGTTTGCCCCCCGGCACATCGTGGTATCCATGGTCTCCTTTGTATCCTATACGGATCTTTGCGCTGCGGTGTCACCCGCCGGGATGGTGTGCCGGGCGGTGCCCCAGCCGACGGTTGTCAACCACCGGTGTCCCATCCCCCTTTTCCAGGCGGACGATACCGTACGGCAATTGTTTTCGCGGATCGGTCAGTTGTATGAGGTGGAGAGCGAGGGACAGCTCCAAACATTGTCGACGCTCACCGGGCTAATAAGTCCTTACTACGACCTGCTCCAAACATTGAGCGACTGGACGGCTGCCCAGGGGGTGGATCCGGCGATCGCCGGGAACTATGTGGTGGACTTTTTCGAATCGCTGGCGTATGCGGCCCAGCAGGCCGCCCCGCCGGACTTCCACGCGCTCTCTCACCACGCCGCCACCCCCGGTGGCATGAATGAGCAGTCCGCTAAGCAAATCCGTGACAGCGGCGCCCACGAAGCCTGGCTGCGCGCCGCGGACAAGATCCTCGCGCGGTTCAGCCAATCTCCAACTCGAAAAGACTCAGCCCATCCCGGTAGTGCTCCGGAATGA